CCAGTTGATCCTTCCCCATATCACCTGTTATATGATTTGCATTGAACAACTTTTCTCAGTGCCTTTGTATGACTGATAGAAATTTCAGTGTAAAGACAACATTTTGTTAAATTGACACAAACTGTGCCAATGATATGTTTAGTGCCGGTTTATATGCCAATTTGCCAagtccttctcttttttttttttttttctttcttttaaactGATATGTATGACAGAAACTCTTTGAATATACATTACCAGGTGGAGATAATTTATTATAGGCTGTTACATGTTCTGAATATTTTTGACTTCTCCCAGTATCATTCTTTTTATATATATCGAGGTCTACTGCTTATACCTGATGTTAATTCTAATCGAGTTTGGGATTAGATTCTGAAATTAAATCAATTACATCGATAATTAGTGTGAGTCAATTGAATGAAATTTATTAATACTCTGCTCATCAAAGAAAAGTAGTTACTCAAGTCAGGTACTGGGttgaatttgcttatatcatatcTCATATCTGGTTTTATCTTTATCCTTTGCTGCATTTCTCATATATTGGTCAGAATTATTCATAAGAATTAAAGGTTTCTATTCATCCTTTTAGCAGAGTAGGAGTCCTGATACAAGTTCACACAAATCAAACAGAATGGCCTGACCTTTGCAAATGATATCACTTTAGAAAATTCCCTGCTCATGAACTGGCCAATCATGTGTTAGAGAATGCATCTTCAACACAGTACTTCTTTCCAATAAATCAATCGACAacgagaaactattgaccacatgTGGTGTTGAGGTTGCTGATTCATTTGGTAGTACATCTGCTTAAGGTGGGAACAAATTCCTTAGAGGTTAATACAGGTCAAGTACCTGCAACATTTCCATGATTAAAGTTCTCAAAGCAATCTTTAGTTAGATCATCAGATTAAATTGTTGATACTACACCTGTGAAAGAATAAAATATCGACGACTCTGCATTATGGCTAAGTATGAGTTGAGACAACCATCAAACACTACCTAAACGCTAATCCAGACAGCCTGCAGAAGAACGAAAAGAAGAGAAGCATTTGACAGAACAATTGCTTGATTATTGGAATTTCAACAAATTTGACCACAATAACTGTTGATTTATGTGTCCAGACCAATCTCCCCTCTCCAGTAGGATGAGCCTAAAGTCAAAGCTTAGCTGCTCCATATCTTGATCGAGAATTGGCAGAACTCAACAGATGAATGAACGTTCCTCTGTGAAAGGACCATAAGAATCTGACAGCTGCTACCTAATGAGAACATAATCACATGCCCAGAAGATGTGATGTAATGCATTTCATCTTAGTAGACTTCAACATGCCATTGCTTATTCTTCTTAAGCTGAGAGAGCTTAGCATCCCAACTTTCTCCTCTCTGTTCCGCCACCCTCTTTAGTGTATCTTGAATTCCAGGCATCATCCCTTTCAGACCGCAAAAGTAAATGTGTGCACCTCCATCTAACAGCTTGAAGATTTCATCACTGTACTCCTCGATCTTGTCCTGGACATACATCTTCCCACCATTCTTGTTCTTCTGTTCCCTGCTGAGAGCCTTATCATACCTAAACATTTCATGGGGTACTGGTTAAGCCACAATATAAAGGAACTTTAATAACCAATATGATGAGAATGTAGAGCATTGTCCAATTACCTAAAGTTATCAGGATAGTCTTTTAGGTAGCTGCTAAACTCAGCATCATAGAGAAGGCTGTCAGTATTTGCAACCCCTAGGAAGAGCCATGCAAGGCCACCAAACTTGTAAGTGGTCACAGCTTCCATGAACATACGGCGAAGGTATCCACGGAATGGAGCGACCCCTGTCCCTGTCGCGATCATGATATGGGTGGCATTTGGATCACCCTCTGGTAGCAGCATAATTTTCCCAGAAGGTCCTGCAATAGTATGTAAAATCCCAATAAATAATCAGTAAACTCGATTATCACAAAAGAATAACCAAGTTAGTCACCTTGCacttataattttaatttctgACTTCCTGACTTGAGTACATTGAAGTAATTCAGAGAATTTTCTTCAGAGAAAAGAAAACATCTACAGAATATTATTTGACTTTAAACAAACATGTAATACCTGTGAGCTGAATCTTGTCTCCTGGCTTTGAGTTGCAAAGAAAATTGCTGCAAGTGCCATTCTTTGAAGGATCCTCCTTTCCAGTCTCTGGATCATAATAGATAGCTCGTCGGACACATAAGCTGGCCGTCTTGCCATCAAACGAATCCCCATACCTAGTTGATGCAATAGAGTAGAGACGCACATTGTGGGGAGATCCAGGTTTCTTTGGGTTCTCACCCTGCAATAATAAATCGAtacaatcaaagaataaaaatatcacAAAACAATAATCAGATATCAATAAACTAAAATTTGCTTCTGAGAGCAGGAATAACTCACAAGCACCTCATTGTTCTAGTTTAAATTTACGGGCAACAAAAacactaaaagatgattcatgcatGATGCAAATTATAAATGTCTAAAGAGGGCAGTACTATACTTACTAATAGCTCAGCCTTTAGAAAGGAGCAACAAGGTTGCAATTGAGTGTCAATGTGTGTCTTGGTAGAAAAGTGTCAAATTTGTCACAAATATTCAGTCTCTTTTGTTGGTTATGATCATAGATAACTATCTAAAGGGTGAGGAAAGAGAAACATGTCTTGTATGAGTTGAGTGGGTATAATGAGAAAATGGACATGGAAATGGAAGtataacatatataaaaaaagacAATTAATTGAGAGAGGAAAACCAAGTAAAATTTCATAACCTCCACAGGGAGGCAAAAGAGGAGGAGCTAACATTAATCAAAACTTGAATTTAGAGATGTCTTGGAAGCAGGCAACAAGAAATAGGTACTTACAGGAGGAATGATGCCATAACTTTGCCCTTCCCAGTAAGGTACATTGCCACCATGATCAATCACAATATGGCATGTCTCACCAGGCGCTTTCGGACCAACAAGCCTCTCAACTGAGACAATTGTTGCTGTGTACGGTTCTTTGGGTTTGTACAGATTTAGCGGGGGCTCATTAGCATTCTCAAGCTCCAAAGGTTGAACTGGAATTTTACTTCGGACTGCTTGTTGGACAGACATAGACATCACCTTGAACTGGTATTTTGTTGATGAATACCTGCTCTTCAAGTTTACAGATGACAAAGTAATCCATAATTTATTGTCGAAGCGAAGTTTATTATGATCCTGAAAGAACAAAACAAAACCAGGGCCATCAATCTTGACATTGTTTGCAagataaagaaaaaggaagataatTCCAACAGTGTAATTGTTCTGAAGATTAGGCTGGAAAGATTTAATTGAGTTTCTAACGATCAATGTGACCAATGAATCTACATGCAATATAAGGTAATAATAatcaagaagaatttttcttccaTGGGAGAAGTAAGTGATATCAGCCATAGTTCAGAATTAGTTAGTGTCATGCAGATGCAATTCACCAAATTCTGAACACATATTTAAAGAGTCTGCAAGGAAGACAAAAAACATTGATAGTGTAAGGCAAAAAGATTAAGGCACCAAGCTAACAAATAAAACATGAGTTGTGAAATCATTCGATCAAAGAATCCAGTAGGTAAGTTACAGCAAATCTTCATGTTATTCAAATCATCTGTTACAGTGATTTTATGCCAGGCATCTCTTTGAGGTTTGAAGAGTCAGGTTAATGGTCTTTTAACACATTGACTTCGGGTCCCTTGCATATTAGAGAACACTTGGAACAAGAGAGAACAGAGAAGAGCAAGGTTGAATCTTTTTCCCTTGTCATTTTCCAGCCAGTATCCAATTTCAATCCGAAGCCCGGAAGAAATGAGGATTGTATCAGAAACACCATAAAATTTTGTCGAATCTTGGTTTTGTCAGATCTTATGAGCATGGATCTATACTGAAATGAATAGCTCAATAGCATGAAAAGATCCATACTTTCCAGCAACTTAATGACCTAATGTTCAATCGCTTGCAATTAGTCTATCACAATAGCAACAAAGCACTTGCCAACATCTAATCTCGACAAGCATCAAAATATCACCTTGAATCCGGTTTTCCTCAGCGACGCATCCGTTCTGACTGATGGCGACACGGATGCCTGCCAAAACAATCAAACCAGAGATCGCTACATCagactcttcagatgagatgaaTCGACAACCAAACTCTCCAAGAAAACGACGCCAAACAAAATCAAGATTTTTGTACGACAGTGAGGGATAGGAGCGATCGAGATTACCCGACCTCCTAAAGCGTGCGCCATGGTCGCGAGATCGCtagtcctcctccacctcctgctGCTCCTTATATAGAGGGTTTAGGGATCGGGAGAGGGGAGAGGGAACCCTTCGCAACGAGGAAGGGGCGGGCAGCAAAGCAGCCCTTCGCTTTCCTCTAATCTCACCACCTTCCGCTATGCTTCGAACTACCGCATTTCCGATAACACCCTCACGTTCGTACGAATACCGAAGTCCTCCGGCATggttggaccattttaccctcccTCGTATTCGTACTATAATAACCCGACATTGCCCTCGGTCTTCCTGTGCACAACCGTTAGATGGGACATCGACGGCTAAAGGATAATCCATCACAGGGGTGTAACAGTAATCATGTTATTCGAGCTTGCGGTGTTCGTGTTAGACGACTTTACCCTCTGAACGAGCTATATTCTCAGGACTGTGTCCTTTGGATCGAGACAGACAACCGTCCGTTGGAGCATCGACGGCTGAGGAACACTACATCATAAGGGTAGAATGATAATTATAGTACTTGTATGACCTTACGTCTCCATCAAGGGACAATTCCACTGTAGGTGAATGGGAGGGTGAGGGAATCTCGCAACATTAGACATAATATAGTGAAAGTAAATAAACCCTTATATAAAATTTATCCACAACAAATTGGTAGGCATTTAGAAATGTTTGATTttctataaataaattattattattattattattttattaagttATCCTTatcagaaaatgaaagaaaagaaatccCTATTAAGTTCATTATTCGTTCGTCTCTTCAACATATTTGCTCAAttctaatatcatatttttattatattataaaaataatttgtgCAATCTCTAAAAACTCATACTATATTGGTTGGACTGGACAttagtaaaataaaa
The DNA window shown above is from Musa acuminata AAA Group cultivar baxijiao chromosome BXJ2-4, Cavendish_Baxijiao_AAA, whole genome shotgun sequence and carries:
- the LOC135611164 gene encoding ferredoxin--NADP reductase, root isozyme, chloroplastic isoform X2, with translation MSMSVQQAVRSKIPVQPLELENANEPPLNLYKPKEPYTATIVSVERLVGPKAPGETCHIVIDHGGNVPYWEGQSYGIIPPGENPKKPGSPHNVRLYSIASTRYGDSFDGKTASLCVRRAIYYDPETGKEDPSKNGTCSNFLCNSKPGDKIQLTGPSGKIMLLPEGDPNATHIMIATGTGVAPFRGYLRRMFMEAVTTYKFGGLAWLFLGVANTDSLLYDAEFSSYLKDYPDNFRYDKALSREQKNKNGGKMYVQDKIEEYSDEIFKLLDGGAHIYFCGLKGMMPGIQDTLKRVAEQRGESWDAKLSQLKKNKQWHVEVY
- the LOC135611164 gene encoding ferredoxin--NADP reductase, root isozyme, chloroplastic isoform X1 codes for the protein MAHALGGRASVSPSVRTDASLRKTGFKDHNKLRFDNKLWITLSSVNLKSRYSSTKYQFKVMSMSVQQAVRSKIPVQPLELENANEPPLNLYKPKEPYTATIVSVERLVGPKAPGETCHIVIDHGGNVPYWEGQSYGIIPPGENPKKPGSPHNVRLYSIASTRYGDSFDGKTASLCVRRAIYYDPETGKEDPSKNGTCSNFLCNSKPGDKIQLTGPSGKIMLLPEGDPNATHIMIATGTGVAPFRGYLRRMFMEAVTTYKFGGLAWLFLGVANTDSLLYDAEFSSYLKDYPDNFRYDKALSREQKNKNGGKMYVQDKIEEYSDEIFKLLDGGAHIYFCGLKGMMPGIQDTLKRVAEQRGESWDAKLSQLKKNKQWHVEVY